One genomic segment of Amycolatopsis sp. WQ 127309 includes these proteins:
- a CDS encoding ABC transporter ATP-binding protein has translation MSVAENAVTEENGVSGVEIELEHVTKKYAGTREAAVDDFSMVVPAGKIVVFVGPSGCGKTTTMRMINRLIEPTSGRITIGGDDALKLDVDTLRRRIGYAIQQAGLFPHFTVAQNIGVVPGLLGWDKQKVNDRVEEMMDLVGLDAADFRDRFPRQLSGGQQQRVGVARALAADPPVLLMDEPFGAVDPITRGNLQDELLRLQTELKKTIVFVTHDFDEAVKLGDKIAVLGNQSSILQYDTPEAILANPANDTVAGFVGAGASLKQLTLLRVRDVELQQDALTATVDDDPAEVRKKLEDQRKHFALVLDQRKRPIRWAHVRELTSASSLATAGRPLRDIVSLQSTLQDALEAMLAEGGSVPVTGARGEYAGTIQLDTVIATIQHLREEHTNGEEVSA, from the coding sequence GTGTCCGTGGCTGAGAACGCTGTGACCGAAGAAAACGGCGTCTCCGGCGTCGAGATCGAACTGGAGCACGTCACCAAGAAGTACGCCGGGACCCGCGAAGCCGCCGTCGACGACTTCTCCATGGTCGTGCCCGCCGGCAAGATCGTCGTCTTCGTCGGCCCGTCCGGCTGCGGCAAGACCACCACGATGCGGATGATCAACCGGCTGATCGAGCCGACGTCCGGCCGGATCACCATCGGCGGCGACGACGCGCTCAAGCTGGACGTCGACACCCTGCGCCGCCGGATCGGCTACGCGATCCAGCAGGCCGGGCTCTTCCCGCACTTCACCGTCGCGCAGAACATCGGGGTCGTGCCGGGCCTGCTCGGCTGGGACAAGCAGAAGGTCAACGACCGGGTCGAGGAGATGATGGACCTGGTCGGCCTCGACGCGGCCGACTTCCGCGACCGCTTCCCGCGGCAGCTCTCCGGTGGTCAGCAGCAGCGTGTCGGCGTCGCCCGCGCGCTGGCGGCCGACCCGCCGGTGCTGCTGATGGACGAGCCGTTCGGCGCGGTCGACCCGATCACCCGCGGCAACCTCCAGGACGAGCTCCTGCGGCTGCAGACGGAGCTGAAGAAGACCATCGTCTTCGTCACGCACGACTTCGACGAGGCCGTGAAGCTCGGCGACAAGATCGCGGTGCTGGGCAACCAGTCGTCGATCCTGCAGTACGACACGCCCGAGGCGATCCTGGCGAACCCGGCCAACGACACGGTCGCCGGGTTCGTCGGCGCCGGAGCGTCGCTGAAGCAGCTGACGCTGCTGCGGGTCCGCGACGTCGAGCTCCAGCAGGACGCGCTGACCGCGACGGTCGACGACGACCCGGCCGAGGTCCGCAAGAAGCTCGAAGACCAGCGCAAGCACTTCGCACTGGTCCTCGACCAGCGCAAGCGGCCGATCCGCTGGGCGCACGTGCGCGAGCTGACGTCGGCGTCGTCACTGGCGACCGCCGGCCGGCCGCTGCGAGACATCGTCAGCCTGCAGTCGACGCTGCAGGACGCGCTCGAGGCGATGCTCGCCGAGGGCGGTTCGGTGCCGGTGACCGGTGCGCGCGGGGAGTACGCGGGCACCATCCAGCTGGACACCGTGATCGCGACCATCCAGCACCTGCGTGAAGAGCACACGAACGGTGAGGAGGTGTCCGCATGA